One segment of Rosa chinensis cultivar Old Blush chromosome 6, RchiOBHm-V2, whole genome shotgun sequence DNA contains the following:
- the LOC112174062 gene encoding uncharacterized protein LOC112174062 isoform X3, with the protein MYEHYKKSNHSLAISCSKKDPVVFCYFCKINAKAHQVIQQLQAFSKDKSSSSKLEKLDAMMVDVSNLISEPFPSFDFHQPEAKSSVGQDEYALAKEGLQKIFDRGLEALADDQVQKEFLTYTAMLLSVDWCSSQLKANLSSFTENLPEETSTFVQAKKKLKVVSDLSASVTHKKFMLRQQSSKYTEMKKESIASEEKIANLKAWIQKLEASLATEKRNKAKIDEVLDSIETQVITARDGLVSDLAQVSAMEGTTQAANLVAQQQSAWNSLRTTFTKFA; encoded by the exons ATGTATGAGCATTATAAGAAGTCAAATCATTCTCTTGCTATCAGTTGCAG taaaaaagatcCAGTTGTTTTTTGTTACTTCTGCAAGATAAATGCAAAAGCTCATCAAGTGATCCAACAATTGCAGGCTTTTTCCAAG GATAAATCTTCTTCATCCAAGCTAGAGAAGCTCGATGCTATGATGGTTGATGTTTCTAATCTCATTTCTGAACCATTTCCTAGCTTTGATTTTCATCAACCAGAGGCTAAGTCATCTGTTGGCCAGGACGAGTATGCATTGGCCAAGGAAGGACTCCAGAAGATCTTTGATCGGGGGTTAGAAGCTTTAGCTGATGACCAAGTGCAAAAAGAGTTTCTCACTTATACAGCCATGCTTTTATCAGTTGATTGGTGCTCATCGCAGTTGAAGGCTAACCTTTCATCATTCACAGAAAACCTCCCAGAGGAAACCTCCACTTTTGTTCAAGCTAAAAAAAAGTTGAAGGTGGTCTCTGACCTATCAGCTTCAGTTACCCACAAGAAGTTTATGCTCCGGCAACAGAGTTCCAAGTATACTGAGATGAAGAAAGAAAGTATTGCCTCTGAGGAGAAAATTGCCAACCTTAAGGCCTGGATTCAAAAGTTGGAAGCTTCTCTAGCCACAGAAAAGAGAAACAAGGCAAAGATTGATGAGGTTTTGGATTCCATCGAGACACAAGTAATCACTGCCAGAGATGGATTGGTCTCAGACTTGGCACAAGTGTCTGCCATGGAGGGAACAACCCAAGCTGCTAACCTAGTAGCTCAACAACAGTCAGCGTGGAATAGCTTAAGGACTACTTTTACCAAGTTTGCATGA
- the LOC112174062 gene encoding uncharacterized protein LOC112174062 isoform X2 yields the protein METQCGHIASLVSSDLTNIPNPDTPCMRCHRLPNPYPIWRCLYCKVVFCGLRVGSHMYEHYKKSNHSLAISCSKKDPVVFCYFCKINAKAHQVIQQLQAFSKDKSSSSKLEKLDAMMDEYALAKEGLQKIFDRGLEALADDQVQKEFLTYTAMLLSVDWCSSQLKANLSSFTENLPEETSTFVQAKKKLKVVSDLSASVTHKKFMLRQQSSKYTEMKKESIASEEKIANLKAWIQKLEASLATEKRNKAKIDEVLDSIETQVITARDGLVSDLAQVSAMEGTTQAANLVAQQQSAWNSLRTTFTKFA from the exons ATGGAG ACACAGTGCGGTCACATTGCTTCTTTGGTGTCCTCTGACCTAACTAACATTCCCAATCCAGATACTCCCTGCATGAG ATGTCATCGCCTTCCCAACCCCTATCCGATTTGGCGTTGCTTGTACTGTAAGGTCGTCTTCTGTGGTTTGCGCGTGGGCAGCCATATGTATGAGCATTATAAGAAGTCAAATCATTCTCTTGCTATCAGTTGCAG taaaaaagatcCAGTTGTTTTTTGTTACTTCTGCAAGATAAATGCAAAAGCTCATCAAGTGATCCAACAATTGCAGGCTTTTTCCAAG GATAAATCTTCTTCATCCAAGCTAGAGAAGCTCGATGCTATGATG GACGAGTATGCATTGGCCAAGGAAGGACTCCAGAAGATCTTTGATCGGGGGTTAGAAGCTTTAGCTGATGACCAAGTGCAAAAAGAGTTTCTCACTTATACAGCCATGCTTTTATCAGTTGATTGGTGCTCATCGCAGTTGAAGGCTAACCTTTCATCATTCACAGAAAACCTCCCAGAGGAAACCTCCACTTTTGTTCAAGCTAAAAAAAAGTTGAAGGTGGTCTCTGACCTATCAGCTTCAGTTACCCACAAGAAGTTTATGCTCCGGCAACAGAGTTCCAAGTATACTGAGATGAAGAAAGAAAGTATTGCCTCTGAGGAGAAAATTGCCAACCTTAAGGCCTGGATTCAAAAGTTGGAAGCTTCTCTAGCCACAGAAAAGAGAAACAAGGCAAAGATTGATGAGGTTTTGGATTCCATCGAGACACAAGTAATCACTGCCAGAGATGGATTGGTCTCAGACTTGGCACAAGTGTCTGCCATGGAGGGAACAACCCAAGCTGCTAACCTAGTAGCTCAACAACAGTCAGCGTGGAATAGCTTAAGGACTACTTTTACCAAGTTTGCATGA
- the LOC112174062 gene encoding uncharacterized protein LOC112174062 isoform X1: METQCGHIASLVSSDLTNIPNPDTPCMRCHRLPNPYPIWRCLYCKVVFCGLRVGSHMYEHYKKSNHSLAISCSKKDPVVFCYFCKINAKAHQVIQQLQAFSKDKSSSSKLEKLDAMMVDVSNLISEPFPSFDFHQPEAKSSVGQDEYALAKEGLQKIFDRGLEALADDQVQKEFLTYTAMLLSVDWCSSQLKANLSSFTENLPEETSTFVQAKKKLKVVSDLSASVTHKKFMLRQQSSKYTEMKKESIASEEKIANLKAWIQKLEASLATEKRNKAKIDEVLDSIETQVITARDGLVSDLAQVSAMEGTTQAANLVAQQQSAWNSLRTTFTKFA, from the exons ATGGAG ACACAGTGCGGTCACATTGCTTCTTTGGTGTCCTCTGACCTAACTAACATTCCCAATCCAGATACTCCCTGCATGAG ATGTCATCGCCTTCCCAACCCCTATCCGATTTGGCGTTGCTTGTACTGTAAGGTCGTCTTCTGTGGTTTGCGCGTGGGCAGCCATATGTATGAGCATTATAAGAAGTCAAATCATTCTCTTGCTATCAGTTGCAG taaaaaagatcCAGTTGTTTTTTGTTACTTCTGCAAGATAAATGCAAAAGCTCATCAAGTGATCCAACAATTGCAGGCTTTTTCCAAG GATAAATCTTCTTCATCCAAGCTAGAGAAGCTCGATGCTATGATGGTTGATGTTTCTAATCTCATTTCTGAACCATTTCCTAGCTTTGATTTTCATCAACCAGAGGCTAAGTCATCTGTTGGCCAGGACGAGTATGCATTGGCCAAGGAAGGACTCCAGAAGATCTTTGATCGGGGGTTAGAAGCTTTAGCTGATGACCAAGTGCAAAAAGAGTTTCTCACTTATACAGCCATGCTTTTATCAGTTGATTGGTGCTCATCGCAGTTGAAGGCTAACCTTTCATCATTCACAGAAAACCTCCCAGAGGAAACCTCCACTTTTGTTCAAGCTAAAAAAAAGTTGAAGGTGGTCTCTGACCTATCAGCTTCAGTTACCCACAAGAAGTTTATGCTCCGGCAACAGAGTTCCAAGTATACTGAGATGAAGAAAGAAAGTATTGCCTCTGAGGAGAAAATTGCCAACCTTAAGGCCTGGATTCAAAAGTTGGAAGCTTCTCTAGCCACAGAAAAGAGAAACAAGGCAAAGATTGATGAGGTTTTGGATTCCATCGAGACACAAGTAATCACTGCCAGAGATGGATTGGTCTCAGACTTGGCACAAGTGTCTGCCATGGAGGGAACAACCCAAGCTGCTAACCTAGTAGCTCAACAACAGTCAGCGTGGAATAGCTTAAGGACTACTTTTACCAAGTTTGCATGA
- the LOC121049933 gene encoding uncharacterized protein LOC121049933, whose translation MAMAIRSALAKLATKSIHKNRSGILMLRAFASSAIDKNPNHQDDAVSGFPAGHYFRHRFDYGSHESKKKELKVSDYYMDLGGLEPARFAMEEYNKRKNLQLQFVRVVKAHRLLLCTGISSLYVITLEAVDAGVAKLYQAKVSENFTDGMFLEWFCLVIDDGCPIALFDHLENFFPQNDHEVKAENQTPMCKKKGLNCSNNSCIKLCRIEPAYDLSNNDQMQRFGHWAVKMFNEEKV comes from the exons ATGGCTATGGCGATTCGTTCTGCACTCGCAAAGCTGGCGACTAAATCTATTCACAAGAACAGAAGTGGAATTCTGATGCTTAGGGCTTTTGCGAGCTCAGCCATAGACAAAAACCCCAATCACCAAGACGACGCCGTTTCGGGGTTTCCTGCTGGTCATTACTTCCGTCACCGATTCGATTATGGAAGCCATGAAAGCAAAAAGAAAGAGCTTAAG GTATCTGATTATTATATGGATTTAGGAGGATTAGAGCCTGCCCGTTTCGCCATGGAAGAGTACAACAAGCGAAAG AATTTGCAACTGCAGTTTGTGAGAGTTGTGAAGGCACATAGGCTTCTGCTGTGCACAGGAATTAGCAGCCTATATGTTATAACATTGGAGGCAGTTGATGCCGGAGTGGCTAAACTTTACCAAGCAAAAGTTTCGGAAAATTTCACTGACGGCATGTTTTTGGAATGGTTCTGTCTTGTCATTGATGATGGGTGTCCTATAGCACTATTTGATCACCTAG AAAACTTTTTTCCTCAAAACGACCATGAAGTCAAAGCGGAGAATCAAACTCCGATGTGTAAAAAGAAG GGACTTAATTGTTCTAATAACTCATGTATCAAACTATGTCGTATTGAACCTGCATATGACTTATCAAATAATGACCAGATGCAAAGATTTGGACATTGGGCCGTGAAAATGTTCAACGAGGAAAAGGTTTGA